Proteins from one Gemmatimonadetes bacterium SCN 70-22 genomic window:
- a CDS encoding 50S ribosomal protein L28 gives MAISRNRCYVCEKGVAYGNSVSHANNKTRRTWKPNLQVVRVVSEGKTIKVKVCTRCLAAGKVQRAPRGAAVA, from the coding sequence ATGGCCATCAGTCGCAACCGCTGCTACGTCTGCGAGAAGGGCGTGGCCTACGGAAACAGCGTCTCGCACGCCAACAACAAGACCCGTCGCACCTGGAAGCCCAACCTCCAGGTCGTCCGCGTCGTGAGCGAAGGGAAGACCATCAAGGTCAAGGTGTGCACGCGCTGCCTCGCCGCCGGCAAGGTGCAGCGGGCCCCTCGCGGTGCCGCCGTCGCGTGA
- a CDS encoding 50S ribosomal protein L17, whose amino-acid sequence MRHRKAGRQLRRTSEQKLALMRGLASSLIEHGAIETTEAKAKELRPFIEKLITKARSGTLHDRRLAGRHIQKRETADKLFKEIGPKYVKRPGGYTRILKTGHRKGDGAEMARIELVEG is encoded by the coding sequence AAAGCGGGGCGCCAGCTTCGCCGCACCAGCGAACAGAAGCTCGCGCTCATGCGCGGCCTCGCGTCGTCGCTGATCGAGCACGGTGCCATCGAGACCACGGAGGCGAAGGCCAAGGAGCTTCGCCCCTTCATCGAGAAGCTGATCACCAAGGCCCGCTCCGGGACCTTGCACGATCGCCGTCTCGCCGGCCGTCACATCCAGAAGCGGGAGACGGCGGACAAGCTGTTCAAGGAGATCGGGCCCAAGTACGTCAAGCGGCCCGGTGGATACACGCGCATCCTCAAGACCGGCCATCGCAAGGGCGACGGGGCGGAAATGGCGCGCATCGAGCTCGTGGAGGGCTGA